Proteins co-encoded in one Arthrobacter sp. ERGS1:01 genomic window:
- a CDS encoding family 20 glycosylhydrolase, which translates to MSVAVAACMLGALGAPAHAVPLAAGSAPAVVPAAATPVSTPAPLEPLANVKKTDIATHQDGAYRQYRIPAMVVTKDGTVITAYDGRKTVADIPSHIDAMVRISKDGGTTWAPQTVARGGDYPEGFGDPSLGYNPDTNRVFLFYAGSRKTGFAAGAVGNTDDPSIVQQLVSYSDDNGATWQHHNITPETKDPAWAGTFASSGMATFIATGPYKGRLVQQYVVRTGGRNAAVSAWTDDNGATWQHGAPTPGNADENKTAAMSNGNLILSNRNGGTRQRAFSTDGGATWGPMINDPALVDPASNGSLTRVFPTLPESDPKSKWMISTNNFDSQIRMNTTVRLSCDDGLTWPVSKVLETGASGYSTAAMVNNSTVGVLYERNGYANITFASFPLSELDGACAPLSIPTTTKLSVGATTSVPVTVTNQGAASLPAGSLAVDGGGYIAGTVATPVIAAGAQAVVNVPVATSKDSAVQAVTVKATYTSGGKSSTVMVPLATVAGTGSAADTVVYENNTPKTYDGSALTDVTTDILAKLKNLDNGTVSVTFNSTNTGTSVPQTLFGAVQQGVDDHDLLLTVNSGKNPYFEIRPSRAQGYLANQSPASTLNVMDGQDHTVALTAANGTTKYFVDGTEIYSKTGQYFFKSLPNLDTVTIGGVHFKTGSNPAPIDQWMFKGTIKNVKITTSAVTAPADLTPAPSVKIEPILDVFNYASPPGLGIKDKGSYVVRITNDGNVPLSNIAATSNIDIAGCFSGTLAPGANLICRAKKHTFTADDVAARGFTPQLTFTATAAGAPFTASANGETVTLPAPFELPTAPAAVTAIPAGCAPASARPVSATANSEESLAHYGSEDTPASNAIDGNSNTFWSSGWSVGTEDFPNSLTVDLGASKTLCGVNYLPRQNNTNGNIGDYRIYVSNDTKNWGAPVAGGAFVTGSAKQSAYFAQAATGRYVKLVAYSDIGAAGTDTTTVAEFSVNEVNPDYVAPTGLPALIPEPNSVVTGKGPRFGLTKNTPIVTDAATATLGSYLANELKPATGFALTVGQTASSLYPAITLAANGPESLGAQGYTLSVKGTGVAITGHTAEGVFNGIQTLRQLLPAQINADTVQAGAWTVEPVEITDKPRWEYRGAMLDVARRFYPVADVKKYLDYMADYKLNAFHFHLTEDQGWRIAIDAYPALTGVGASVQSGIPAGTVDNGVAGPWFYSKADYKEIVDYAKARFIQVIPEIDGPGHAGAAMSSVANLNCNNTVIPPWTNFGRGPNFCLQDAAHLGNVKDFLTAVMADVAGQTTTSDYIHVGGDESAGLSHQQFTDYTSIVNKIVTDTGKKVIAWNSWADGEGLPAGGVLQNYAQESGDPALTPNVAHALAAGNKLIMSPADHTYIDMKYDSSTKYGLTWVNGGYINLARAYQWDPTTAVPNVTGGGKMAITDSQILGVEVALWADATNQNGSVPWTAAKPFDSVRTYMNQMLFPRFPAVAEVAWSAKADRQNDPAQLADFTARLVNVAQGWDAAKIGYYRAPDVPWKAVGAPALPAAAATTLTDLSTTVSFDAAGKPVFTASGTLAGVSGTVTATVNGIAHPITANGSFMFSVPAVAGENTLAFSALDANGALSVLDQKSVARVGVLTAAATASGWKVSGTGFTPGEKVALTLHSDPLPLGTATADGDGAFSVDVTTPAGAPAGDHQIQAAGASSAGAAAVTVAEVVVPTETPTPSPSATPTTDPTVGPTTDPTTGPTVSPTTDPTTEPTGSATATQSTAPSATASISATSTGSASAGATATKAPGAGTPSSAAASAVATPAPGNDLASTGANVSLVSGLGLISLLIGVGIAVNRRRRSRHA; encoded by the coding sequence ATGTCCGTCGCCGTGGCGGCGTGCATGCTGGGCGCCCTCGGTGCCCCCGCACACGCCGTACCGCTGGCTGCGGGGTCCGCACCCGCCGTCGTCCCCGCAGCGGCGACGCCCGTGTCCACCCCGGCGCCCTTGGAGCCGCTGGCGAACGTCAAGAAGACGGACATCGCCACGCACCAGGACGGCGCATACCGCCAATACCGGATTCCGGCCATGGTGGTCACCAAGGACGGCACCGTCATCACCGCCTATGACGGACGCAAGACCGTGGCGGACATCCCGTCGCACATTGACGCCATGGTACGCATCAGCAAGGACGGCGGCACCACCTGGGCCCCGCAGACCGTGGCCCGGGGCGGCGACTACCCGGAGGGCTTCGGCGACCCGTCGCTGGGCTACAACCCGGACACCAACAGGGTCTTCCTGTTCTACGCCGGCTCCCGCAAGACCGGTTTTGCCGCCGGCGCGGTGGGCAACACCGACGATCCCAGCATCGTGCAGCAGCTGGTCAGCTACTCCGATGACAACGGCGCCACCTGGCAGCACCACAACATCACCCCGGAGACGAAGGACCCCGCCTGGGCGGGCACCTTCGCCTCTTCCGGCATGGCAACCTTCATCGCCACCGGCCCCTACAAGGGCCGCCTGGTGCAGCAGTACGTGGTGCGCACCGGCGGCCGCAACGCCGCCGTGAGCGCCTGGACCGACGACAACGGCGCCACCTGGCAGCACGGCGCCCCCACCCCCGGCAACGCCGATGAAAACAAGACCGCCGCCATGTCCAACGGCAATCTGATCCTGAGCAACCGCAACGGCGGCACCCGGCAGCGCGCCTTCTCCACCGACGGCGGCGCCACCTGGGGCCCCATGATCAACGACCCCGCCCTGGTGGACCCCGCCAGCAACGGCTCGCTGACCCGCGTGTTCCCCACCCTGCCCGAAAGCGATCCGAAGTCGAAGTGGATGATTTCCACCAACAACTTCGACTCCCAGATCCGCATGAACACCACGGTGCGCCTCTCGTGCGACGACGGACTTACCTGGCCCGTTTCCAAGGTCCTGGAAACCGGCGCCTCCGGCTATTCCACGGCCGCCATGGTCAACAACAGCACCGTGGGCGTGCTCTACGAGCGCAACGGCTACGCCAACATCACCTTCGCCTCCTTCCCGCTTTCCGAGCTTGACGGCGCATGCGCGCCGCTGTCCATCCCCACCACCACCAAGCTGTCGGTGGGCGCAACCACGTCCGTTCCCGTGACCGTGACCAACCAGGGCGCCGCATCCCTGCCGGCCGGTTCGCTGGCGGTCGACGGCGGCGGCTACATCGCAGGCACCGTCGCCACACCCGTGATCGCCGCCGGCGCACAGGCCGTGGTCAACGTCCCCGTGGCCACGAGCAAGGACAGCGCCGTGCAGGCCGTCACTGTGAAGGCCACGTACACCTCGGGCGGCAAGAGCTCCACCGTCATGGTGCCCCTGGCCACCGTGGCCGGCACCGGCAGTGCGGCCGACACCGTGGTGTACGAAAACAACACGCCGAAAACCTACGACGGCAGCGCCCTGACCGACGTCACCACCGACATCCTCGCCAAGTTGAAGAACCTGGACAACGGCACCGTCTCCGTCACGTTCAACAGCACCAACACAGGAACCTCTGTCCCGCAGACCTTGTTTGGCGCCGTGCAGCAGGGCGTGGACGACCACGACCTGCTGCTGACCGTCAACAGCGGAAAGAACCCCTACTTTGAAATCCGCCCCTCCCGGGCGCAGGGCTACCTGGCCAACCAGAGCCCGGCCTCCACGCTTAACGTCATGGACGGCCAAGACCACACGGTTGCCCTGACGGCCGCGAACGGCACCACGAAGTACTTCGTGGACGGAACCGAAATCTACTCCAAGACGGGCCAGTACTTCTTCAAGTCCCTGCCCAACCTGGACACCGTGACCATCGGCGGGGTGCACTTCAAGACCGGGTCGAACCCCGCACCGATCGACCAGTGGATGTTCAAGGGCACCATCAAGAACGTCAAGATCACCACGAGCGCCGTGACGGCCCCCGCCGATCTGACCCCCGCCCCGTCGGTGAAGATTGAACCGATCCTCGACGTGTTCAACTACGCGTCCCCGCCCGGCCTTGGCATCAAGGACAAGGGCTCCTACGTGGTGCGCATCACCAACGACGGCAATGTGCCGCTGAGCAACATCGCCGCCACGTCCAACATCGACATTGCCGGCTGCTTCAGCGGCACCCTGGCACCGGGAGCCAACCTGATCTGCCGGGCCAAGAAGCACACGTTCACCGCCGACGACGTCGCGGCCCGCGGCTTCACCCCCCAGCTCACCTTTACAGCCACTGCCGCAGGGGCACCCTTCACGGCCTCCGCAAACGGCGAGACGGTGACGCTTCCGGCGCCGTTTGAACTTCCCACGGCACCTGCCGCGGTGACGGCCATTCCGGCCGGCTGCGCGCCGGCGTCCGCCCGCCCCGTGTCCGCCACGGCAAATTCGGAAGAGTCCCTGGCGCACTACGGCTCGGAAGACACCCCCGCCTCCAATGCGATTGACGGAAACTCCAACACCTTCTGGTCCTCCGGCTGGTCCGTGGGCACGGAAGACTTCCCGAACTCGCTCACCGTGGACCTGGGTGCCAGCAAGACCCTGTGCGGGGTGAACTACCTGCCGCGCCAGAACAACACCAACGGCAACATCGGCGACTACCGCATCTACGTCTCCAACGACACGAAGAACTGGGGCGCACCCGTTGCCGGAGGCGCCTTCGTCACCGGTAGCGCCAAGCAAAGCGCCTACTTTGCCCAGGCCGCCACGGGCCGCTACGTGAAGCTGGTGGCGTACTCCGATATTGGCGCCGCGGGAACGGACACCACCACGGTGGCCGAATTCTCCGTCAACGAGGTCAACCCGGACTACGTGGCCCCCACCGGGCTGCCCGCCCTGATCCCGGAGCCGAACTCCGTGGTGACCGGCAAGGGCCCGCGCTTTGGCCTGACGAAGAACACGCCCATCGTCACCGATGCCGCGACAGCCACGCTGGGCAGCTATCTGGCCAACGAGCTCAAGCCCGCCACGGGCTTCGCGCTCACGGTGGGCCAAACGGCGTCGAGCCTGTACCCGGCCATCACGCTGGCCGCCAACGGCCCGGAATCCCTGGGCGCGCAGGGCTACACGCTCAGCGTCAAGGGCACCGGAGTGGCCATCACCGGCCACACCGCCGAGGGCGTGTTCAACGGCATCCAAACCCTGCGCCAGCTGCTGCCGGCCCAGATCAACGCCGACACGGTCCAGGCGGGCGCCTGGACCGTGGAGCCCGTCGAGATCACGGACAAGCCCCGCTGGGAGTACCGCGGCGCCATGCTGGATGTGGCCCGCCGCTTCTACCCGGTGGCGGACGTGAAGAAATACCTCGACTACATGGCCGACTACAAGCTCAACGCCTTCCACTTCCACCTCACCGAGGACCAGGGCTGGCGCATTGCGATCGACGCCTACCCGGCCCTGACCGGTGTCGGCGCGTCCGTGCAAAGTGGCATCCCCGCCGGCACGGTGGACAACGGCGTGGCCGGTCCCTGGTTCTACAGCAAGGCCGACTACAAGGAAATCGTGGACTACGCAAAGGCGCGGTTCATTCAGGTCATCCCGGAAATTGACGGGCCCGGCCACGCCGGCGCCGCCATGTCCTCCGTGGCCAACCTGAACTGCAACAACACCGTGATCCCGCCGTGGACCAACTTTGGCCGCGGCCCGAACTTCTGCCTCCAGGACGCCGCACATCTGGGCAACGTCAAGGACTTCCTGACGGCCGTCATGGCCGACGTTGCCGGGCAGACCACCACGAGCGACTACATCCACGTGGGCGGCGACGAATCCGCCGGCCTCTCCCACCAGCAGTTCACTGACTACACGTCGATCGTGAACAAGATCGTCACCGATACCGGCAAGAAGGTCATCGCCTGGAACTCGTGGGCGGACGGCGAGGGCCTGCCCGCCGGCGGCGTGTTGCAAAACTACGCCCAGGAATCCGGCGACCCCGCCCTGACCCCCAACGTTGCCCACGCCCTGGCCGCCGGCAACAAGCTGATCATGTCCCCGGCCGACCACACGTACATCGACATGAAGTACGATTCCAGCACAAAATACGGCCTGACGTGGGTCAACGGCGGCTACATCAACCTGGCCCGCGCCTACCAGTGGGATCCCACCACGGCCGTTCCCAACGTGACCGGCGGCGGCAAGATGGCCATCACCGACAGCCAGATCCTTGGCGTGGAGGTGGCCCTGTGGGCAGATGCGACCAACCAGAACGGCAGTGTCCCGTGGACCGCGGCCAAGCCCTTTGATTCGGTGCGCACGTACATGAACCAGATGCTGTTCCCGCGCTTCCCGGCCGTTGCCGAGGTTGCCTGGAGCGCCAAGGCCGACCGGCAGAACGATCCGGCCCAGCTGGCGGACTTCACGGCCCGGCTGGTCAACGTGGCCCAGGGCTGGGACGCGGCCAAGATCGGCTACTACCGCGCACCGGACGTGCCATGGAAGGCCGTTGGCGCCCCCGCGCTACCGGCCGCGGCGGCAACGACCCTGACGGATCTGTCTACCACGGTCTCCTTTGACGCCGCGGGCAAGCCGGTCTTCACGGCTTCCGGCACGTTGGCGGGAGTCAGCGGCACCGTCACGGCCACGGTCAACGGTATTGCCCACCCGATCACGGCCAACGGGTCCTTCATGTTCAGCGTCCCCGCCGTTGCGGGTGAGAACACGCTTGCGTTCTCGGCCCTGGACGCCAACGGTGCACTGTCCGTGCTGGACCAGAAGTCGGTGGCCCGTGTGGGTGTGCTGACCGCGGCCGCCACGGCGTCCGGTTGGAAGGTTTCCGGCACCGGGTTCACCCCGGGGGAGAAGGTGGCGCTGACCCTGCATTCGGATCCGCTGCCGTTGGGAACTGCCACGGCCGACGGCGACGGCGCATTCAGCGTTGACGTCACGACCCCGGCCGGTGCGCCGGCCGGGGACCACCAGATCCAGGCCGCGGGTGCCAGCAGCGCCGGAGCGGCCGCCGTGACCGTCGCCGAGGTTGTTGTCCCCACGGAAACCCCGACGCCGTCGCCCAGCGCGACACCGACGACCGATCCGACGGTCGGTCCGACCACGGATCCCACCACGGGTCCGACGGTTTCGCCGACGACCGACCCGACAACCGAGCCGACGGGGAGTGCCACGGCCACGCAGTCGACGGCGCCCAGCGCCACGGCCTCAATCAGTGCGACGTCAACGGGCTCGGCGTCGGCCGGCGCGACCGCGACGAAGGCACCTGGGGCGGGAACGCCGTCGAGCGCTGCAGCCTCGGCAGTTGCGACGCCGGCGCCGGGGAATGATCTGGCCAGCACGGGCGCGAACGTCTCGCTGGTGTCCGGCCTGGGCCTGATCTCCCTGCTGATTGGCGTGGGGATCGCCGTGAACCGCAGGCGCCGAAGCCGCCACGCGTAG
- a CDS encoding aminotransferase-like domain-containing protein: protein MNTPDVGANAAAETLSEETVDALARAQGHHAPAEPQPHPHEALLSARAANIKQSAVRDVFEISMQPGLVSLAGGNPYLQSLPLNHLADTAAQIIAEHGLEALQYGGGQGTLELRTQICEVMAAEGIHDARPENVVITAGSQSAQDVAAKVFCDPGDVILLEDPTYVGALNTFEAYEVDVQAVAGDEHGLIPSALRAKIASLKAAGKTIKLLYTIPNFNNPSGVMLAPERRQEIVDICREANILVLEDNPYGLLKFDGVLPAPLRAANPDDVLYLGSFSKIFAPGLRIGWALVPEHLLQRYYLASEAVTLCPPTFNQLLVSDYLRNYDWMGQIRTYRSLYEERCAALLAALEEFMPEGVSWTRPEGGFFVWLTLPEGIDSYPLLYKGIDAGVVFVPGAAFTATEGPSNKLRLAYSAVPPESLREGVKRLAPVLAEAIAGAA from the coding sequence GTGAACACTCCAGACGTTGGCGCCAATGCTGCCGCCGAAACCCTGTCCGAAGAAACCGTCGACGCGCTTGCCCGCGCCCAGGGGCACCACGCGCCCGCCGAGCCGCAGCCGCACCCGCACGAGGCGCTGCTGTCGGCACGGGCGGCCAACATCAAGCAGTCCGCGGTGCGCGACGTGTTTGAGATTTCCATGCAGCCCGGACTAGTTTCGCTGGCCGGCGGCAATCCGTACCTGCAGTCGCTGCCACTGAACCACCTGGCCGACACCGCCGCGCAGATCATTGCCGAGCACGGCCTCGAGGCGCTGCAATATGGCGGCGGGCAGGGCACCCTGGAACTGCGCACCCAAATTTGCGAGGTCATGGCCGCCGAGGGCATCCACGATGCCCGCCCGGAGAACGTGGTCATCACCGCCGGCTCCCAATCCGCCCAGGACGTTGCGGCCAAGGTGTTCTGCGATCCCGGTGACGTGATCCTGCTGGAGGACCCCACCTATGTGGGCGCACTGAACACCTTTGAGGCGTACGAGGTGGACGTGCAAGCCGTGGCCGGTGATGAGCACGGCCTGATTCCGTCGGCCCTGCGGGCCAAGATCGCTTCGCTAAAGGCGGCCGGGAAGACCATCAAGCTGCTGTACACGATCCCCAACTTCAACAACCCCTCGGGCGTCATGCTGGCCCCCGAGCGGCGCCAGGAGATCGTGGACATATGCCGCGAGGCGAATATTCTGGTGCTGGAGGACAACCCCTACGGGCTGCTGAAGTTCGACGGCGTGCTGCCGGCCCCGCTGCGTGCCGCCAACCCCGACGACGTGCTCTACCTGGGCTCGTTCTCCAAGATCTTTGCCCCCGGACTGCGCATTGGCTGGGCACTGGTCCCTGAGCACCTGTTGCAGCGCTACTACCTGGCCAGCGAGGCCGTCACGCTGTGCCCGCCCACGTTCAACCAGCTGCTGGTCAGCGACTACCTGCGCAATTACGACTGGATGGGGCAGATCCGCACCTACCGCAGCCTGTATGAGGAACGCTGCGCGGCGTTGCTTGCGGCGCTTGAGGAATTCATGCCGGAGGGGGTCTCCTGGACCCGGCCCGAGGGCGGCTTCTTCGTCTGGCTGACCCTGCCGGAGGGAATTGACAGCTACCCCCTGCTGTACAAGGGGATCGACGCCGGCGTGGTGTTTGTGCCCGGTGCCGCTTTCACGGCCACCGAGGGGCCCAGCAACAAGCTGCGCCTTGCCTACAGTGCCGTCCCGCCGGAATCATTGCGCGAAGGCGTCAAACGGCTGGCGCCCGTGCTGGCCGAGGCCATCGCCGGGGCGGCGTAG
- a CDS encoding alpha-ketoacid dehydrogenase subunit beta — MKTMTIAKAINEGLRATLANDPKSFIMGEDIGSLGGVYRVTEGLKAEFGAHRVMDTPLAESGIIGTAIGMALRGHRPICEIQFDGFVFPGFNQITTQMAKIHTRSDGQLSAPVVVRIPYGGGIGSIEHHSESPEALFAHTAGLRIITPSNANDAYWMIQQAVECKDPVIFFEPKRRYWLKGEVDTENSPGDPFKAHVVREGTDATIVAYGPLVPVALAAANAAAEDGRSVEVIDLRSISPIDFDTVEASVKKTGRLIVSHEAPTFGGIGGEISARISERCFYSMEAPAIRVGGFHMPYPVARVEEHYLPDIDRMLEALDRAFAY, encoded by the coding sequence ATGAAGACAATGACCATTGCCAAGGCGATCAACGAAGGCCTGCGCGCCACGCTGGCCAATGACCCCAAGAGCTTCATCATGGGCGAGGACATCGGCTCCCTGGGCGGCGTCTACCGCGTCACCGAGGGGCTGAAGGCCGAGTTTGGCGCCCACCGCGTCATGGACACCCCGCTGGCCGAATCGGGAATCATCGGCACCGCGATCGGCATGGCCCTGCGCGGGCACCGGCCGATCTGCGAGATCCAGTTCGACGGCTTCGTGTTCCCCGGCTTCAACCAGATCACCACGCAGATGGCCAAGATCCACACCCGCTCCGACGGCCAGCTCAGCGCACCCGTCGTCGTCCGCATTCCCTACGGCGGCGGCATCGGCAGCATCGAGCACCACTCCGAATCCCCGGAGGCGCTGTTCGCCCACACGGCCGGGCTGCGCATCATCACCCCGTCCAACGCCAACGACGCCTACTGGATGATCCAGCAGGCCGTGGAATGCAAGGATCCCGTGATCTTCTTCGAACCCAAACGCCGATACTGGCTCAAGGGCGAGGTGGATACGGAGAACTCACCCGGTGACCCGTTCAAGGCCCATGTGGTCCGCGAAGGAACCGACGCCACGATCGTCGCCTACGGCCCGCTGGTGCCGGTGGCCCTGGCCGCCGCCAACGCCGCGGCCGAGGACGGGCGCAGCGTGGAGGTCATCGACCTGCGCTCCATCTCCCCGATCGACTTTGATACCGTCGAGGCGTCCGTGAAGAAGACCGGCCGGCTGATCGTCTCCCACGAGGCCCCCACCTTTGGCGGCATCGGCGGCGAGATTTCGGCCCGCATCAGCGAACGCTGCTTCTACTCCATGGAGGCCCCCGCCATCCGCGTGGGCGGCTTCCACATGCCCTACCCGGTGGCCCGCGTCGAAGAGCACTACCTGCCGGACATCGATCGCATGCTGGAGGCGTTGGACCGCGCCTTCGCATACTAG
- a CDS encoding dihydrolipoamide acetyltransferase family protein, with translation MSTLNFFKLPDVGEGLLEAEIVSWKVKLGDVVAINDVIVEIETAKSIVELPSPYAGMVAQLMVAEGDTVEVGTPIIAIGSDVSAPAAPEAAPSEPAPAAAPEEEVMKPLVGSGPKADAVKRRPRLGSAPAVVQAAAPAPVAAQAPVAALPVAPASTASRDAARANRVLAKPPVRKAAKDLGINLADVSPTGLRGEVTKKDLLSYQDQRTAEQDGAGTFWAPATGSGLADDPRVERIKVKGVRKATAKAMVESAFSAPHVSIFVDVDASRTMEFVKRLKVSRDFEGIKVSPLLILAKAVIWAAARNPSVNATWTGDEIIVKHFMNLGIAAATPRGLMVPNIKDAQNLSLKELAIALNALATTARAGKTQPADMQGGSLTITNIGALGIDTGTPIINPGEVAIVAFGTIKQKPWVLDGEVIPRWITTLGGSFDHRVVDGDLSARFMADVAAIMEEPALLLD, from the coding sequence ATGTCGACCCTGAATTTCTTCAAGCTCCCCGATGTGGGCGAAGGCCTGCTGGAGGCGGAGATCGTCTCCTGGAAGGTCAAGCTGGGCGACGTCGTTGCCATCAACGACGTCATCGTGGAGATTGAAACGGCCAAGTCCATCGTGGAACTGCCCTCGCCGTACGCCGGCATGGTGGCCCAGCTGATGGTGGCCGAGGGCGACACCGTGGAGGTGGGCACGCCCATCATCGCGATCGGCTCCGACGTCTCGGCACCGGCCGCTCCCGAAGCTGCCCCCTCGGAGCCGGCCCCCGCGGCCGCCCCCGAGGAGGAGGTCATGAAGCCGCTGGTCGGTTCGGGCCCCAAGGCCGACGCCGTCAAGCGCCGCCCGCGGCTCGGCTCGGCTCCCGCCGTGGTCCAGGCTGCGGCACCCGCGCCCGTTGCGGCGCAGGCGCCCGTCGCCGCCCTGCCGGTGGCGCCGGCGTCGACCGCTTCCCGCGACGCCGCCAGGGCCAACCGCGTGCTGGCGAAACCGCCAGTGCGCAAGGCCGCGAAGGACCTCGGCATCAACCTGGCCGACGTCTCGCCCACGGGCCTGCGCGGCGAGGTGACCAAGAAGGACCTGCTCAGCTACCAGGACCAGCGCACCGCCGAACAGGACGGCGCCGGCACGTTCTGGGCGCCCGCCACCGGGTCCGGCCTGGCCGACGACCCCCGCGTGGAGCGCATCAAGGTCAAGGGCGTGCGCAAGGCCACCGCCAAGGCCATGGTGGAAAGCGCGTTCTCGGCCCCGCACGTGAGCATCTTCGTGGACGTCGACGCCTCCCGCACCATGGAATTCGTCAAGCGGCTGAAGGTATCGCGCGACTTTGAGGGCATCAAGGTCTCCCCGCTGCTGATCCTGGCCAAGGCCGTCATCTGGGCCGCCGCCCGCAACCCATCCGTCAATGCGACCTGGACGGGCGATGAAATCATCGTCAAGCACTTCATGAACCTTGGCATCGCGGCCGCCACGCCGCGCGGGCTCATGGTCCCCAACATCAAGGACGCGCAAAACCTTTCCCTGAAGGAGCTGGCCATTGCGTTGAACGCGCTGGCCACCACGGCGCGGGCCGGCAAGACGCAGCCCGCGGACATGCAGGGCGGCTCGCTGACCATCACGAACATCGGCGCGCTCGGCATCGACACCGGAACGCCCATCATCAACCCAGGCGAGGTGGCCATCGTGGCGTTTGGCACCATCAAGCAAAAGCCCTGGGTGCTTGACGGTGAAGTCATCCCGCGCTGGATCACCACCCTTGGCGGTTCCTTCGACCACCGCGTGGTCGACGGCGACCTGTCCGCCCGCTTCATGGCGGACGTTGCGGCCATCATGGAGGAGCCCGCGCTGCTGCTCGACTGA
- a CDS encoding alpha/beta fold hydrolase: protein MTSFVTSADGTRIGYDSDGSGPTVILVGGAMQFRGFDSNTVAMAKLLGAHGFTVINFDRRGRGDSAAAGSCTLADNLADLSALIEAAGAPAALFGNSSGGAISLAAAAAGLPVSAVVVFEVPLGSEGGTDGAENLAGLQATLANGSPDDTIAYFMKDMPAEWLDGARNSPGWPVMTAMGPSLEADAESLAWAQSAPRSELFASVNVPVLALVGEHTLPIMHPAADSITAAIPTSTKETIAAANHSWEPEAMAARIAGFLGKPTA from the coding sequence ATGACCAGCTTTGTGACGTCCGCGGACGGAACCCGGATCGGCTACGACAGCGACGGATCGGGACCCACAGTCATTTTGGTGGGCGGGGCCATGCAGTTCCGCGGCTTCGATTCCAACACCGTGGCCATGGCCAAATTGCTGGGTGCGCACGGCTTCACCGTGATCAACTTCGACCGCCGCGGCCGTGGCGACAGCGCCGCGGCGGGGTCGTGCACGCTGGCGGACAACCTTGCCGACCTTTCCGCGCTGATCGAGGCGGCGGGCGCGCCGGCCGCACTGTTCGGCAATTCCTCCGGCGGGGCCATTTCGCTGGCCGCAGCCGCCGCCGGCCTGCCCGTCTCCGCCGTGGTGGTATTCGAGGTGCCCCTGGGCTCCGAAGGCGGCACGGATGGCGCGGAGAACCTGGCCGGGCTGCAGGCCACGCTTGCGAACGGCTCCCCCGACGACACGATTGCGTACTTCATGAAGGACATGCCGGCCGAGTGGCTCGACGGTGCGCGGAACAGCCCCGGCTGGCCGGTCATGACGGCCATGGGCCCGTCGCTGGAGGCCGACGCCGAATCCCTCGCCTGGGCCCAATCCGCACCCCGCTCCGAACTGTTTGCGTCCGTGAACGTTCCCGTGCTGGCGCTGGTGGGCGAGCATACGCTGCCCATCATGCACCCCGCGGCGGACTCCATCACCGCGGCCATCCCTACCTCCACGAAGGAAACCATCGCGGCGGCCAACCACAGCTGGGAGCCGGAGGCCATGGCCGCCCGAATCGCCGGATTCCTCGGCAAGCCCACGGCCTAG
- a CDS encoding SGNH/GDSL hydrolase family protein, protein MKAHPDLRTLAERLSQWRGRFASAISVVVVLLVVVFAADAYGSVPRVDPVATVHVDVIGDSLSTGFRTPGVTWPAEAQPLLASQGLKAQITNASENGAGYVQPGEDGDVFLDLVNRIVNSQSQVVVLFGSDNDTGDAGVAAAIQATLARVKVLAPDATVIVVGPTSESDDDQGLLSTIRESLADGAAGIGAKFVDPVALGWFQGAESTDLASDLEHPNLAGEQFLAQHMAAILAPAIRGAMQQDKMPPGRRHALELAPDAQG, encoded by the coding sequence ATGAAGGCTCACCCGGATTTGCGCACCCTGGCCGAAAGGCTTTCGCAGTGGCGGGGCCGTTTCGCCAGCGCCATCTCCGTGGTGGTGGTCCTCCTGGTGGTGGTCTTTGCCGCCGACGCCTACGGTTCCGTGCCCCGGGTGGACCCCGTGGCCACCGTCCACGTCGATGTGATCGGCGATTCCCTCAGCACCGGGTTCAGGACGCCGGGGGTCACCTGGCCCGCCGAGGCCCAACCCCTCCTGGCAAGCCAGGGTTTGAAGGCGCAGATCACCAACGCCTCCGAAAACGGTGCCGGCTATGTGCAGCCCGGTGAGGACGGAGACGTGTTCCTGGACCTCGTCAACCGCATCGTGAACTCGCAGTCGCAGGTGGTGGTGCTGTTTGGCTCCGACAACGACACCGGCGACGCGGGCGTTGCCGCCGCCATCCAGGCAACGCTGGCCCGGGTCAAGGTCCTGGCCCCGGACGCGACGGTGATCGTGGTGGGGCCGACCTCCGAATCCGACGACGACCAGGGGCTGCTGTCAACCATTCGCGAGTCGCTGGCGGACGGTGCCGCCGGCATTGGCGCGAAGTTCGTGGACCCCGTGGCCCTCGGCTGGTTCCAGGGTGCGGAAAGCACGGACCTGGCAAGCGACCTGGAACACCCCAACCTGGCCGGGGAACAGTTCCTGGCCCAGCATATGGCGGCCATCCTGGCACCCGCCATCCGCGGCGCAATGCAGCAGGACAAGATGCCTCCCGGGCGCCGGCACGCCCTTGAGCTGGCCCCGGATGCGCAGGGCTGA